The DNA window tcatgcatcatttttctATATTTGTACTACCAattttttttgtggtttttgtgaggtactacCATTATTGATCCTTTCCACAATTTCGTGGACACTTGCAAGATacatattttgtatatattaatattttaattttgcttAAATTTTCATTTGggtttgtaatagttaattaagACTTTtcattttccgcactttattttcctGCAGTGTTTTTGTTGTAATCCCCCATCctaaagccatgtaatagcgtaggaactttacatTCCGCAGTTTATTTCCTGTACATATTAACTGCTAtaactgttagatgtatgttaataggattgtatggaaagactaaAACTAAACATAGTTAACctaatttcaaagataaaacaatcGAATATGACACACATcacactcactcacctctagggtacgcctctcTCGTTGCCTTCGGAAataaaaggtcgtgtccctcgaaatgtagaggtacccattagcaaatgtCCCTCAagataaaatcgtcactaagtccctcgatgaccctcgattgttgcctacgaaaaagtgacgatggtcccttcgaaattgctaaaggtacctctacctgttgctttcaaacgacctcgatgactcttcgatgacccacacgtccaatataaaggatttcctacttctacatagtatggataatcctaggaaccgtaaaaagtatagaaaatgaccaattagttagggtagtgttcttaatctgcctagctcaacaaaaatatcttttcaacactctttcaAAAAACCAAGGCTACGCAttcacgctaaagtccttatgcctcttttcaactcaaaacaaacaaacatgagctaagcaaattaagagcccgtagataactacggatgaaaagggtgcttgcaccttcccttttcataacttaccccccgagcccgtttcttttaaaaagggtctttttctgtactttttacccttcctaacattggacaaaataaaagtcggtggcgactcatgctcaccgcaacattgttgcatataataataaaagtcagttcaccgtgttacactcaccttgaattgagggtttgttagaGTCACAacaagctttgaatttgacataccaaaattgtcgagaatcttccgtaggtatgcctcttaagataagcataactttggctgctttctatctcttcggatgtcaatcccaagaatctTGAATGttgctcccagatccttcatgtcAAACTCCTCATTGAGTTCAGCCTTtaccctcattacatcttcaacattgttgcttgctatgagaatatcatccatataaagaaacaaaataataaatgaattgCCAGGTTGAAATATGAAGTAAACacaatggtcgaactgacttctaatgaaacttatgcgtgtcatgaacttgtcgaatctcctattccccTGTTGAGGAGATTTTTTCAGTCCATATAAGGATCTCTTCATCTTGCACAAATATTCTTCCTTccctttttcgacatacccttcacatccatctgttctaattcaagatcgaactgtaacaccatggcaagcaacatttaaTAGGTCATTATGGATAGGTTAATGAATAACACTAAGATGAAATTAAATGATCTGGTATAATATTTTAGGCTTAGGTATGCCACATAAGTCCCAGGTTGTAAAGCTTTCAAGGAAAGGAAGATAGCTAGACACATAGTGAAAGGTGATTCTAGCAAGCAATTTAACATGTTATGGTCTTATGGTGCTGAGTTAAGAAGGGCATCCCCTGGAAATACTTTCAAAATCAACACCAGTTGTTCAGGTCCGGGTTTGAATCCAAGATTTGAGAGGTGGTATATGTGTTTTGATTGGACCAATAAAGCATTAATAAAAGCATGTAGACCATTTATTGGCTTAGATGAATGTCACTTGAAGCACAAATATGATTGTATCCTTCTCATTGTTGTAGAAAGAGATTCAAACGACCATTATTTTCCTATTACATTTGGTGTTGTAGATAATGAAACAAAATACTCGTGGAGCTGGTTAATCAAATTGTTGTTGGAAGACATTGTAGATAGCATATGGTGTTTCATATCTGACCAGCAAAAAGTAAATTCTAATCTTCaaaattttgattcatatttAACTATTGTTTTAACTCAACTACTTGATGTTTTGATGCAACAGGGTCTAATGTAAGTGTTTGAACAGGGGTACCCTGGTTTTGAGCAAAGATTTTGCTTAAGGCATGTATATGCTAACTTCAAAAACAAGTTTGGTGGAGGAACCTTGTTTAGGGATCTAATGATGGCTACTACAAAGGAAAATTATTTTGAGGCACATGAGGCAAAGATGCTCATGATCAAGGAGGCCAGTTTTGAGGCTTATGAATAGTTGGAAGACATTCCCAAAATAAAATGGTGTAATCATGCTTTTCCATTTTTCTCGAAATGTGATGTGATAATGAATAACCTAAGTGAGTCCTTTAATGCAAAAATTCTTTTGCAAAGGGACAAACCAATTATTTCCATGTTTGAGTGGATTAGAAACTATCTAATGGGTAGGTTTGCAACACTTAGGGAAAAGGTAGATGGTTGTAAGGGACAGATCATGACCAAACTATTAAGGGGTTTAGATAGAGAAATTGAGAAAAGTGCAAGCTGGACAGCAACATATGCTGGTAGGTTAAATGTTTAGGTTACACATGTTCTTTTTACTGATAGCTTTGTAGTGGACTTGGAGAAACATAGTTGCACTTGCAACTATTGGGAACTAGTTGGGATACCATGCAGGTATGTTGTGGCAGCAATTCATAGGAAAGTAGATGATCCAGTCAAGTATGTGCATAAATGTTACCATTATCTATAATCAACCTTCCTTTAACGAAAGCACTTTGTTCCTCGTCCACAATCTCCGGGAGAATGGCTTTTAATTTGTTGGCTATCGTCTTCGTGATAATCTTCATAACGACATTGCACAGGCTAATGGGTAGAAAGTCCTTTGGATTCTTCGGTTGCTTGCATTTTGGAATAAGAGTTATAAACGTGTTATTGAATGCGCTAGGGTCCTTACCACCATTCAGAATTTCCAACACCATTCTGCTAACATCCCCTCCAACAATGTGCCAAAATTTTTGGTAAAACAGAGCTGGCAGTCCATCCGGTCCAGGAGCTTTAAGGGGGTGCATTTGATCTAACGCTTCTTTAACTTCTACTGCTGAGAACTCAGCCTGGCACCAAGAAATCAAACTCGCCGAGAGTTTGCCTTTGACAGTAGAGCACACTTCAGGAATATTAGTAGGAGATGAAGAAGCAAAAATATTAGTAAAGTAGTTCACCAGGATACGTTTGCAGTGAATCTCCCCACTCCACCAGCACCCCAAGTCGTCTTTAAGCTTCTTAATAGAGTTAGTGATCCTTCTCTGATTCGCCTTACCGTGGAAAAACTTAGTATTTCAATCTCCTTGCTGTAACCACATAGCACGACTTCTTTGGCGCCAAAGGGTTTCCTCCACCAGAAGAAGGTTATTTCTCTGTCTCTCCAGTGCCTTATGGGCATCAATCTCCTATTTACTCGCAGCCCAGCAGACTTCATCAGAAAGTTTCTGTTCAATTCTCTTAATTTCCTTGCCTACTGACCCTAGCTTGTATTCTTGGAATTCAGAATCCAGAGATTGCATTGCTTTAAGTTTGGAGTGACCCTGGAGTCTCACGCCATACCAGAGTTCTTCTATAACTTTCTCACATCTAGGATCCTTTGCCCATGCCTCCTCAAACCTGAAGATGTGTGTCTTCTTCCTCCGAACCTCGTAGTTTTCTGCCTCCAACTCGAGTCTCAACGTAGCATGGTCCGAACCAAAACGCCCAAGGTGGATAATTCTCACCGGAGAGAACCTTCGAACAAAACTATCAATTGCAATCCCCCTGTCTAGTCGGCACTGGATATTATCATCCGCAGCGCGCCCATTGGTCCACGTGAAAGGGTAACCCTCAAAACCTAAGTCCACCAGACCATAAACATCCATAACCTGCTGTCCCCAGGACAATTGACTAGAGGTACTGGCATTTCCTCCTATTTTCTCGCTGTCAAGCAAAACATCATTGAAATCTCCAATGCAAACAGCCCTTTCACCCCCACTTTGAGTCAACTCTTTCACCAAGGCCCATGTGTTCCTCTTCCTATGTTCCTCAGAGAATTCGTAGATGCCGTTGAAAAACCAAGGCTGGTCGTCAAGATCGTCATCCACTCTCCCGCTTATATGGTTCAAAGAAAATGACAGAATAGAGAGATTGACAGATTCTCTCCACATAAGCGCCAGCCCACCCCTCCTTTCTCTGCTACTACCATCACAATCCACTATAAAGCACATGTCGAAACCGCTCTTAAACTTAATACTCTGCAATTCGTCCTTCTTCAATCGTGTCTCCATTAGGAACACAATAGAGGGATTTTCCAAGTGAATGAGCCTCAGCAAGGCTCGAACTACACGGGGACTCCCCAAAACCCGGCAGTTCCAACTAATCGTTTTCATTGGGGTAGGCAGTGTTGGCTATCCAACACTACCTCTGGAAGCAGTTTTGAAACAATGTCTTCCTCCTGATTCTGCTTTCTCTTTTTTTCCACACAATCCTCTACCGTGCCTTCGGTAACCATAACTTCTATCAGTTGCCTCTTCCCTATTTCACAGTCTTTGCGTTTCGGTTGCTCTTGGATGACCTTCTTAACCGCTTTCCTCCTAGTCCATTTCCTCTTCTTAATTACTTCTTGTTTATTTCCTCCCTTCCCAAGCCCCTTTCATAGAGATGTCAACTTCCCCAAGCGATTCAGCAATTGATTCGATATCTTGATTGCAAATCAGCTTATCCACCTCCTCTCTTCTTCCCTCTTCCACCACCTTGCTCCCACCGATCACTTCCTTAGGCGCTTTCTGGTTAACTTCAGCGTCACATTCCTTTTCTTTCCCCTTAGATTCACATTTGCTTTGGCTTGAAGAGATGTTGAACTTCTAGTGCAATTTCCTGAGCTAGATTCCTTTCTTTGATCCTCCATCACTTTTGGCAGCGGTGATGCTCTGAGCCACAGGCCAAAAGACAGGTCTTGTTCTTCTATATCCTCGAATCCATCTTCACTCAAATCACCCAATTCTTCATAATCCTTCAGTTGATGTCTGATCCTGCCGCAGACAAAACAAAAGGATGGTAGCCGCTCATATTTGAAATGGACCCTTAGAGATTTGTCTTTGAACTTCACGACAGTGCCGCGCTTCAACGGGAGTTGGAGATCCATAGTAACTTTGATCCTTAGAAAGCGTCTGTTCCTGTGTGCTTCTTTTTGATCCATCTCTTCAAAAGACCCAATGATTCCTCCAATTTTCCTTGCCATGGCCTCAGATCTCAACATAAGTGGTAGTTCGTAGATACGAACCAAGAAAGACCCATAGTGCATGTTAAGAGCCGACAGTTGCTTTTCACCTGAGATACGAGCTAAGACCAGCAGGTTCCTATCAAAACTCCAAGGTCCGTTTTTTAAAACCGTCTCCAGATCCCTCTTCGTGGCAAACCTGAAGAGGTAAAGATTTTTGCTTAACTCCTGTTTCTCCACTTGATTCTTGAGCTTCCAGGCGCTTATCATGGTACTTGTGAAAGCTCTTGTGTTGAAACTACTATCAGTCCATAGTTTCCCAGCAAGGGTCCTTTGGAAAATCTCTTCCCCGCAGACTTCGTCATCGGCTACAACAACTCCTTCTTCCTCCTCTTTAGAAAGAGGGATATTCTTCCAATTCTCCATGACTAGAACTCTCAGACCCAAGAAAACCGGTGAAGGGAAAACACTCACAGACTACAAAGAACTTCTAATAAGGGAAGGGACGACCACCACGGTGGGGAGAGAGAAATCCAGAGGCCTGGATAGAGAAAAGAGCCGCCACCAAACCCTAGATTGGGGAGGGAAAAAGGCACGATAAGTTTAGAGAGAGACGGTCTGGCTTCTCTCTAAACACGTGGAGAAAAAACTTTACTTTTTTTTAAGTTAGAAATATGCATGTATGAGTTTATTCATTATCATTTAGTTGCATATTGAATAAATTTCAGGATTATCTTCTTTGCGCGCTTCTCTTCATAATCTAGTAATAATCCTTGAAGTTTCTCTATTGTCATAGTCACAAAATCTTTGGTTTCCTCAATTGTAACAACAATTTATTCAAATTTAAAGTTTAATGAGAGGGATATCTTCGCCATAATTATCACATCCTATAGcttttaacaattttttaaattgatttggaATAATGATAAGTGGAGTTCTTATATGTACTTCCTGTAAGAAATGAAAATTGGAAGGAAGTTTCTTCATTGTTCACCATGACAATTGAGGGAGTTCTTATCAAAATTTAAGCTTGGTACCACTATTTaaataaatgataatttttactgtttgtttatttacttctACGTATTTGGTTTATAAATGATAATATTTCCTTTAATTATATATCATCCGGGAGAGCTCTACATACATCTATAAATCTATAAAGTATTCTAGCAAAGAGCAAAAATTCTTTATACATCTAAAGAATCAAGCAAAGAGCAAATAAATGATTATTAAGATGGGCGACATAATGAAATAGATAACTGATGAATTTTTAAATTACCAACGATTAAAATTAGTGTGTAATAGTTTGCTTACCGATtgaaactagtcagagacccgtgcttccgcacgggtaattGAATTATGTtattgtgtaaataactaaaaaaaatagtaatttataattttcaaataataatcatgaaataaaaaaatagatataaatGTCATAACATTTagatagtatcaaatacaaattttaaattttaaatataaatgcaaaatttgaagtgatttattttttttataatgaacAGTAATCATATGGATTTAAGTATATTAAGTAATCATTcacaa is part of the Vicia villosa cultivar HV-30 ecotype Madison, WI linkage group LG2, Vvil1.0, whole genome shotgun sequence genome and encodes:
- the LOC131648628 gene encoding uncharacterized protein LOC131648628, whose protein sequence is MENWKNIPLSKEEEEGVVVADDEVCGEEIFQRTLAGKLWTDSSFNTRAFTSTMISAWKLKNQVEKQELSKNLYLFRFATKRDLETVLKNGPWSFDRNLLVLARISGEKQLSALNMHYGSFLVRIYELPLMLRSEAMARKIGGIIGSFEEMDQKEAHRNRRFLRIKVTMDLQLPLKRGTVVKFKDKSLRVHFKYERLPSFCFVCGRIRHQLKDYEELGDLSEDGFEDIEEQDLSFGLWLRASPLPKVMEDQRKESSSGNCTRSSTSLQAKANVNLRGKKRNVTLKLTRKRLRK